One stretch of Synergistaceae bacterium DNA includes these proteins:
- the ribD gene encoding bifunctional diaminohydroxyphosphoribosylaminopyrimidine deaminase/5-amino-6-(5-phosphoribosylamino)uracil reductase RibD — translation MVSKRGLDEYGMSRALSLARRGMDGACPNPMVGCVLMKDGRVVGEGWHARCGGDHAEIAALKNAAARGETVRGATAFVTLEPCSHFGKTPPCAPRLVEEGIARVVVGTTDPNPKVNGAGIEILKNAGVEVSVPCLEEECRWLNRGFIRSKTLSRPWITLKAALGLDGRMAVKSGESNWITGTTARVWAHLLRSGHQGLLVGAGTILRDDPELTVRHTCGKSPLRIILDTDLSTSPEAKALRGGCLVLTCSENAERKHRLEAAGAEVCLVPRKDGRVDLKAALREIASRDVQMLMVEGGPTVLSSFMREELCDAAAFFVSGVLMGSGPGPADGLSFESMKDAARLKNLRVRRVDGDMLVEGVFRCSPDL, via the coding sequence ATGGTGTCAAAACGCGGACTGGATGAATATGGAATGAGCCGCGCGCTGTCTCTGGCCCGACGGGGGATGGACGGAGCCTGCCCCAATCCCATGGTGGGCTGCGTTCTCATGAAGGACGGGCGCGTCGTGGGCGAGGGGTGGCATGCCCGCTGCGGCGGCGACCACGCGGAAATCGCCGCTCTGAAAAACGCGGCGGCCAGGGGAGAAACAGTCCGCGGAGCTACGGCCTTCGTCACGCTGGAACCCTGTTCTCACTTTGGAAAAACTCCTCCCTGCGCGCCCCGGCTGGTGGAAGAAGGCATTGCCCGTGTGGTCGTCGGAACGACCGACCCCAACCCGAAGGTGAACGGCGCCGGTATAGAAATACTGAAAAATGCCGGAGTGGAAGTTTCCGTTCCCTGTCTGGAGGAGGAATGCCGGTGGCTGAACCGCGGGTTCATTCGAAGCAAAACCCTCTCGCGTCCGTGGATCACCCTGAAGGCCGCTTTGGGGCTGGATGGAAGAATGGCGGTCAAGAGCGGGGAAAGCAACTGGATTACGGGGACGACGGCGCGAGTGTGGGCTCATCTTCTGCGCTCCGGGCATCAGGGGCTTCTGGTCGGCGCGGGAACGATCCTGCGGGACGATCCTGAACTGACGGTGCGCCACACTTGCGGGAAATCGCCTTTACGCATAATATTGGATACTGATCTTTCGACGTCTCCGGAAGCGAAGGCCCTGCGGGGAGGGTGCCTCGTTCTGACCTGCAGCGAAAACGCGGAAAGAAAACATCGCCTGGAGGCTGCGGGGGCAGAGGTTTGCCTCGTTCCGCGAAAGGACGGGCGTGTTGATCTGAAAGCCGCCCTGAGGGAGATTGCTTCCCGGGACGTACAGATGCTGATGGTGGAGGGCGGCCCGACGGTTCTGTCGTCTTTTATGCGCGAGGAACTGTGCGACGCCGCGGCCTTTTTCGTCTCGGGGGTCCTGATGGGTTCCGGCCCCGGCCCGGCCGACGGGCTGAGCTTCGAGTCCATGAAGGACGCGGCGCGCCTGAAAAATCTGCGGGTGCGTCGGGTGGACGGCGATATGCTTGTGGAGGGAGTTTTTCGATGTTCACCGGACTTGTAG
- a CDS encoding riboflavin synthase, which translates to MFTGLVEAVGTVRDLRRTGSVFRLSLECPRLAPELFFGQSVAVSGACLSVVALQGNVFEVEMMPETADRTRFSTLARGSRVNLERALRLGDRLDGHLVLGHVDGTATVRDITGSRETKKAWFRTSEDVMRTIVAKGSVAVDGVSLTVIDAESGGFSVGLIPTTLKNCTLGQLEAGETVNVETDIIGKYVEKLLALRPLKGSGGLTLEELGNLGY; encoded by the coding sequence ATGTTCACCGGACTTGTAGAGGCGGTGGGGACGGTGCGGGATCTTCGAAGGACGGGAAGCGTTTTTCGTCTTTCTCTGGAGTGTCCCCGACTGGCTCCGGAGCTGTTTTTTGGTCAGTCCGTGGCGGTCAGCGGCGCCTGCCTGTCCGTGGTGGCCCTCCAGGGCAATGTCTTCGAGGTGGAGATGATGCCCGAAACGGCCGATCGAACTCGTTTTTCCACCCTTGCCAGAGGAAGCCGGGTCAACCTGGAACGGGCCCTGCGCCTGGGAGACCGACTGGACGGTCATCTGGTTCTGGGTCATGTGGACGGAACGGCGACGGTGCGGGACATCACCGGATCGCGAGAGACAAAAAAAGCCTGGTTTCGGACGTCGGAGGACGTCATGCGTACAATTGTGGCGAAGGGGTCCGTGGCGGTGGATGGAGTCAGCCTGACGGTCATTGACGCGGAGTCCGGAGGTTTTTCCGTGGGACTGATCCCGACCACTCTGAAGAACTGCACGCTGGGACAGCTTGAAGCGGGAGAAACAGTGAACGTGGAAACAGATATAATTGGCAAGTATGTAGAGAAGCTGCTGGCGCTTCGACCTTTGAAAGGAAGCGGCGGCCTGACTTTGGAGGAGCTGGGCAATCTTGGATACTGA
- a CDS encoding bifunctional 3,4-dihydroxy-2-butanone-4-phosphate synthase/GTP cyclohydrolase II: protein MDTEKTETTALITGNQCSPDDFPESGDIKFDLIEDAIEDIRQGRMVLVVDDENRENEGDVVIAAVHATKERINFMARYARGLICAPVSPEIAERLRLDPLTRTGNDRHGTAFLMTVDAREGTTTGISAEERALTARLLASDAARPDDFYRPGHLFPLAARRGGVLKRAGHTEAAVDLARLAGLPPAGVICEVMKDDGAMARLPDLASFAKQYGLRLISVQSLIAWRSARERLIEKVVEVSLPTEFGSFRAHAYRSTLENDDSHTHIALVKGSIAASDEVLVRVHSECLTGDVFGSLRCDCGPQLHAALSMIEREGAGVLLYMRQEGRGIGILNKLKAYKLQEEGLDTVDANLALGYAPDLRDYGIGAQILMDLGLRKIRLLTNNPQKIVGLEGYGLQIVDRVPLVIPPNEFNKGYMDAKESRMGHLLHSL, encoded by the coding sequence TTGGATACTGAAAAAACGGAGACGACTGCGCTTATTACCGGAAATCAGTGCAGCCCGGACGACTTCCCGGAGTCCGGAGACATTAAATTTGACCTCATTGAGGATGCGATAGAGGATATTCGTCAGGGGCGCATGGTGCTGGTGGTCGATGATGAAAACCGCGAAAACGAGGGTGACGTCGTTATAGCCGCCGTTCACGCGACGAAGGAACGGATCAATTTCATGGCCCGTTACGCCCGGGGGCTCATCTGCGCTCCCGTATCCCCTGAAATCGCCGAAAGGCTGCGTCTGGACCCTCTCACGCGAACGGGAAACGACAGGCATGGAACGGCCTTTCTGATGACGGTGGACGCCAGAGAGGGGACGACGACGGGAATTTCTGCGGAAGAACGAGCGCTCACGGCGCGGCTTTTGGCCTCTGACGCCGCGCGACCGGACGATTTTTACAGGCCGGGGCATCTGTTTCCTCTGGCCGCGAGAAGAGGCGGCGTCCTGAAGCGTGCCGGGCATACCGAGGCGGCCGTGGATCTGGCGCGCCTGGCGGGGCTGCCCCCGGCGGGGGTGATCTGTGAGGTGATGAAGGACGACGGCGCCATGGCCCGTCTGCCGGACCTGGCCTCTTTCGCGAAACAGTACGGACTGAGGCTGATTTCGGTTCAGTCCCTCATCGCCTGGCGCAGCGCCAGGGAAAGGCTGATCGAAAAGGTGGTGGAGGTCAGTCTGCCGACGGAGTTCGGCAGCTTCAGAGCCCATGCCTATCGCAGCACTCTCGAAAACGACGATTCTCACACCCACATCGCCCTGGTGAAGGGGAGTATCGCGGCATCGGATGAAGTTTTGGTCCGTGTGCACAGCGAATGCCTGACGGGGGACGTGTTCGGCTCTCTGCGCTGTGACTGCGGCCCCCAGCTTCACGCGGCTCTTTCCATGATAGAAAGGGAGGGTGCGGGGGTTCTTTTGTACATGCGCCAGGAGGGACGAGGCATAGGAATTCTCAATAAACTGAAAGCATATAAACTGCAGGAGGAGGGACTGGACACCGTGGATGCCAACCTCGCTCTGGGGTACGCTCCGGACCTGCGGGATTACGGAATTGGAGCGCAGATTCTGATGGATTTGGGGCTTCGAAAGATTCGGCTTCTGACGAACAACCCCCAAAAGATCGTCGGACTTGAGGGCTACGGGCTCCAGATCGTCGATCGGGTTCCCCTCGTCATTCCGCCGAACGAGTTCAACAAAGGTTACATGGACGCCAAGGAAAGCCGGATGGGACATTTGTTGCATTCTCTGTAA
- the ribE gene encoding 6,7-dimethyl-8-ribityllumazine synthase: MRVIEGKLIGTGLSVAIVVSRFNELISNKLLEGAKDVLIRHDVSHRDIDIYWVPGAWELPLASKEVALSGKYDAIIALGAVIRGDTPHFDMVAGEMSKGLAQTGLEQRVPVLFGVLTCDTLEQALLRAGSKAGNKGADCATGAIEMANLLKNIRLGEKNREKENGDA, encoded by the coding sequence ATGCGGGTGATCGAGGGCAAACTGATAGGAACAGGGCTCTCCGTGGCGATTGTGGTGTCGCGGTTCAATGAGCTGATCTCCAATAAACTGCTGGAGGGGGCGAAGGACGTTCTCATACGTCACGACGTTTCTCACAGAGATATTGATATATACTGGGTTCCGGGGGCCTGGGAACTGCCGCTGGCGTCCAAGGAAGTCGCCCTTTCCGGGAAATACGACGCGATTATCGCCCTTGGAGCGGTTATTCGGGGAGATACGCCCCATTTTGACATGGTGGCCGGGGAGATGTCCAAGGGATTGGCTCAGACGGGCCTGGAACAGCGGGTTCCCGTTCTTTTTGGCGTGCTGACCTGCGACACTCTGGAACAGGCTTTGCTTCGGGCGGGGAGCAAGGCGGGGAACAAGGGCGCGGACTGCGCCACCGGCGCCATTGAAATGGCCAACCTTTTGAAAAATATTCGACTGGGAGAAAAAAACAGGGAGAAGGAAAACGGGGATGCTTGA
- the serS gene encoding serine--tRNA ligase — MLDLKWVLANQEEVKTFLANRKHDFDLQALVALDEERRALIVETEELKARRNEGSKKVGEARRTGANAEALMEEIRVIGERAKEIDGKLSDVETKIEEILLTMPNRVHETVPVGEDENANPTVRVWGEPGKFPFEPKAHWDLGEALGIMDFEKGALLAQSRFTVLRGMGSRMERALISFMLDLHTTQHGYTEMEPPFMVGSKILRGTGQLPKFAEDLYKIEGEDLWLIPTAEVPLTNMHHGEILEEKALPKYYTAYTPCFRREAGAYGRDVRGMLRQHQFDKVELVKLCTPETSYEELEKLTANAERVLQILELPYRVVSLCTGDIGFGSAKTYDLEVWLPSQGKYREISSCSNCEDFQARRMNTRYRPADGGKPRFVHTLNGSGIAIGRTLIAVMENYQREDGSIGIPSALIPYMNGLTEIR, encoded by the coding sequence ATGCTTGATCTCAAATGGGTCCTGGCAAATCAGGAAGAAGTAAAAACTTTTCTCGCGAACAGGAAACATGACTTCGATCTGCAGGCGCTGGTCGCCCTGGACGAAGAACGCCGGGCGCTCATCGTCGAAACCGAGGAACTGAAAGCCCGGCGCAACGAAGGCTCCAAAAAAGTGGGAGAGGCCCGACGGACGGGAGCCAACGCGGAGGCTCTGATGGAGGAGATTCGAGTCATCGGTGAGCGGGCGAAGGAGATCGACGGAAAGCTCTCCGATGTGGAAACCAAAATCGAGGAGATCCTTCTGACGATGCCCAACAGGGTTCATGAGACGGTTCCCGTGGGGGAGGATGAAAACGCCAATCCCACGGTGCGCGTCTGGGGAGAGCCGGGGAAATTTCCCTTCGAACCCAAAGCCCACTGGGACCTGGGGGAAGCTCTGGGGATCATGGACTTCGAAAAGGGAGCTCTGCTGGCCCAGAGCCGTTTCACCGTGCTGAGGGGTATGGGCTCGCGAATGGAACGGGCGCTGATCTCCTTCATGCTGGACCTGCACACGACGCAGCACGGGTATACGGAAATGGAGCCGCCCTTTATGGTGGGATCGAAGATTTTGCGAGGCACGGGACAGCTTCCCAAGTTCGCGGAGGACCTTTATAAAATTGAAGGGGAGGACCTGTGGCTGATCCCAACGGCGGAGGTTCCCCTGACCAACATGCATCACGGGGAAATCCTGGAGGAAAAGGCCCTTCCAAAGTACTACACGGCCTACACGCCCTGTTTCCGCAGAGAGGCCGGAGCCTACGGCCGCGATGTGCGGGGTATGCTGCGTCAGCATCAGTTTGACAAGGTGGAACTGGTGAAACTTTGTACGCCGGAGACGAGCTACGAGGAGCTGGAAAAGCTGACGGCCAACGCCGAGCGGGTTCTGCAGATTCTGGAGCTGCCCTATCGGGTCGTGTCGCTCTGTACGGGGGACATCGGCTTCGGGTCCGCGAAGACCTACGATTTGGAGGTTTGGCTGCCCTCTCAGGGAAAATATCGAGAGATCAGTTCCTGCAGTAACTGTGAGGATTTTCAGGCCCGGCGCATGAACACGCGTTATCGTCCCGCGGACGGCGGAAAACCCCGTTTTGTTCATACGCTGAACGGTTCGGGGATCGCGATTGGCCGCACGCTCATCGCTGTCATGGAAAACTATCAGCGGGAGGACGGAAGTATCGGAATTCCCTCCGCGCTGATTCCTTATATGAACGGCCTTACTGAAATCAGATAG